TATTTACCTTAGCTTCTGAGCTATTAAAGGCTTCTTTTACTGCATCTATCCCAGTAGCAACCCAGTCTCCCCCACTTTTTCCAGTAGTAGATTTTAAAATGCCATCTGCAACCCATCCTACGGCAACACCAATAGCTAACCCTGCTACAAAACCAACTCCACCATTAACAGAGTCCATTTCATCATGGTTCAGCTCAACAAAATTATTATTCAAAACTAATGCATTTGTCATTTATATGACCTCCCTCTCCTAAAATTAGTTTGTTGTAAGGGCTAAAGCCCTTTGTTTTTAGGCCTTTTGGGCCAATTTATATATGAAATTCCTCCACATTATTGTATAATAGTTGGACAAATAATATTTTCACAAAAATAGGAGGAATTTCAATGCTTACTAACTTCAAATTGTTTGAAGATAATTTTTTTGATTCTTATAAAGATTTTGTAGATGGTAAACCCATCGAAAACCCTTTTGAATACGCTATGAACTGCTCTGATGAAGATTTAGATAAAGTTGCTGATTATTTACTTGAGCTTTATTCTAAAATCCCCGAGTCTTACTACAAGAATTTTAAAATTGATATCAGCAATTTCTATCATCAGAATAAGCAGCTTTCTTTTACT
This portion of the Petroclostridium xylanilyticum genome encodes:
- a CDS encoding class IIb bacteriocin, lactobin A/cerein 7B family, with the protein product MTNALVLNNNFVELNHDEMDSVNGGVGFVAGLAIGVAVGWVADGILKSTTGKSGGDWVATGIDAVKEAFNSSEAKVNREAGLNQFKSSSYYQIFGN